One region of Tumebacillus amylolyticus genomic DNA includes:
- a CDS encoding ATP-binding protein produces the protein MSDEVQQLFEERKLQWKAVYKKQQLPEYDGNPLIEALPPVLSMGEAYREMSRTQPYDEAERMLSLELRYQALYRLQHFFQPVTDHLTLERKLSSLIRSGYISRNPLDPKQVQMLTGVPVPGLRSTASSLTFMGFSGMGKTTAIERVLSLYPQCILHEHPVNRIQLVWLKLNCPHDGSLKSLCMDFYRKIDDILGTNYYPKYGQRRNTINSMVANMAIVARIHCIGALVIDEIQHLLTAKEKGSEQMMNFFVSLINEIGIPVILIGTMRARTILQQDFRQARRGSGIGDMVWEQMEPDEDWDMLIETMWRYQWTRERVELTEGLKKTLYDESQGIVDIAVKLYSLSQGRAMETERERITPALIKQVAREDLRLVQPMLNALRSGSFSEIEKYEDIMPMDLSSCLQTRQSKIDLRATIQKEKEKQENASKQYESSVTEKAIHALLTMDVEAKVAEKAVVHVLKESGEKNITRVVSLAIDFIEEQKVQKQQRQKTRKQPPQNELKAIVEKGKEHKHSAYESLVEAGYVVEPLHEFTI, from the coding sequence ATGAGTGATGAGGTTCAACAGCTTTTTGAGGAACGGAAATTGCAGTGGAAAGCAGTTTACAAAAAGCAGCAACTTCCAGAATATGATGGTAATCCCTTGATCGAAGCCCTACCTCCTGTTCTCTCGATGGGCGAAGCCTATCGTGAGATGTCAAGAACCCAACCATACGACGAAGCGGAGCGAATGTTGTCTCTCGAGTTGCGCTACCAAGCCCTGTATCGATTGCAACACTTCTTTCAGCCAGTCACAGATCATCTTACTTTGGAAAGAAAGTTGTCCAGCCTAATTCGTTCAGGATACATTTCTCGCAACCCTCTTGATCCAAAACAGGTACAAATGCTAACCGGGGTACCGGTTCCAGGGTTGCGATCGACTGCTTCTAGCCTTACATTTATGGGCTTTTCGGGCATGGGAAAGACAACGGCCATTGAACGAGTCCTCTCTCTTTATCCGCAGTGCATCTTGCATGAACACCCCGTAAATCGTATTCAACTGGTTTGGCTCAAACTCAACTGTCCGCATGACGGCTCACTCAAATCTCTATGCATGGATTTCTACCGCAAAATTGATGACATTTTGGGAACGAATTACTACCCGAAATACGGTCAACGACGCAACACGATAAACTCGATGGTCGCCAATATGGCAATTGTTGCTCGCATTCATTGCATTGGTGCCCTCGTTATAGATGAGATCCAGCATTTGTTGACGGCTAAGGAGAAAGGTTCAGAGCAAATGATGAACTTTTTTGTCTCTCTGATTAATGAGATCGGCATACCTGTGATTCTAATTGGGACCATGAGGGCTCGAACCATTCTCCAACAGGATTTCCGCCAAGCACGACGTGGCAGTGGTATAGGAGATATGGTCTGGGAACAGATGGAGCCTGATGAAGACTGGGACATGCTGATCGAAACTATGTGGCGTTACCAATGGACAAGAGAGCGTGTTGAATTAACCGAAGGATTGAAGAAAACCCTCTATGATGAGAGTCAGGGCATTGTCGATATCGCTGTCAAACTCTACTCTCTCTCTCAAGGGCGTGCGATGGAGACCGAGCGTGAGAGGATTACACCTGCACTGATAAAGCAGGTTGCGCGTGAGGATTTAAGACTTGTCCAACCGATGTTGAACGCTTTGCGGTCGGGCTCATTTTCCGAAATTGAGAAATATGAAGACATCATGCCTATGGATCTTTCCTCTTGTCTCCAAACACGTCAAAGCAAAATCGATCTGAGAGCAACCATCCAAAAAGAGAAAGAGAAACAAGAAAACGCAAGTAAGCAATACGAATCCTCCGTTACAGAAAAGGCAATCCATGCTCTGCTCACCATGGACGTAGAAGCTAAAGTGGCTGAAAAAGCGGTTGTTCACGTTCTCAAGGAGAGTGGGGAGAAGAACATTACGAGAGTGGTTTCCCTAGCGATTGACTTTATCGAGGAACAAAAAGTACAAAAGCAACAAAGGCAGAAAACCCGCAAGCAACCTCCACAAAATGAATTGAAGGCCATCGTGGAAAAAGGGAAGGAACACAAACACTCAGCCTATGAGTCGTTGGTAGAGGCTGGTTATGTCGTGGAGCCGTTGCATGAGTTTACTATCTGA